A region from the Pempheris klunzingeri isolate RE-2024b chromosome 17, fPemKlu1.hap1, whole genome shotgun sequence genome encodes:
- the ccdc97 gene encoding coiled-coil domain-containing protein 97, protein MWGEIEPPVKTQPSLCRSEDNSEDNSELPEELSRTGYISSPTDTQQPREDTQAESACVSDMVEAVARSGSPVKSQQIGEAELTLKERTQELLHQYRSRPLVFLERYHAHLKPKHLSEFAHVSSDPRFQHYSKVIQRRAAACTNRTRVRNQRYAALRVLQKEGQYFSEEQMRMREPLLYEQYIGQYLTDEEMLERSLEAQLDDTGGAPAGATGGLAHLLLDSYQERLIQNRLQEQQEREEGAREEDEDEEDDDDTVQQQEGGPTPEEKALLKEEFISQMHQRFLDGKDKDFNYREVDENPDYDNLDIVSRDAEDKYFDEDDEEEEDEEEEDMTE, encoded by the exons ATGTGGGGAGAAATCGAGCCTCCTGTCAAAACACAACCGAGTTTGTGTAGGAGTGAAGACAACAGTGAAGACAACAGTGAATTACCAGAGGAATTGTCGCGGACAGGTTACATTAGCAGCCCGacagacacccagcagccacGGGAAGACACCCAG GCTGAGTCCGCCTGTGTGAGTGACATGGTGGAGGCCGTAGCCAGGAGCGGGAGCCCTGTGAAGAGCCAGCAGATAGGAGAGGCTGAGCTGACCCTGAAGGAGCGCACACAGGAGCTCCTGCATCAGTACCGGAGCAGGCCGCTGGTGTTCCTGGAGAGGTACCAT GCCCACCTCAAGCCGAAGCATCTCTCGGAGTTTGCCCACGTCAGCTCAGATCCACGTTTTCAACACTACAGCAAGGTGATACAGAGGCGAGCTGCAGCGTGCACCAACAGGACCAGAGTTCGAAACCAGCGCTACGCTGCCCTCAGGGTCCTGCAGAAGG agggTCAGTATTTCAGTGAGGAACAGATGCGGATGAGGGAGCCGCTGCTGTATGAACAATATATTGGCCAGTACCTGACTGATGAGGAG ATGCTGGAGCGCTCTCTGGAGGCCCAGCTGGATGATACAGGGGGGGCGCCGGCGGGAGCCACAGGAGGGCTCGCCCACCTGCTTCTCGACTCCTACCAGGAGCGTCTCATCCAGAATCgtctgcaggagcagcaggagagagaggagggagcacgggaggaggacgaggatgaagaggatgatg ATGATACTGTCCAGCAGCAGGAGGGGGGGCCCACCCCAGAGGAGAAGGCTCTGCTCAAGGAGGAGTTCATCAGTCAGATGCACCAACGCTTCCTTGACGGCAAAGACAAGGATTTCAACTACAG GGAAGTGGATGAGAACCCAGACTACGACAACTTGGACATAGTCAGCAGAGATGCGGAGGATAAATACTTTGATGAAGAtgacgaagaggaggaagatgaggaggaagaagatatGACAGAGTAG
- the LOC139216334 gene encoding myocardin-related transcription factor A-like encodes MRSVYEPRSESPVTMETKFGERPNTDASIWGCHPSPQSEAVANELSELSLQPDPNLLPSAMLEHLPCVRIDPAPLRPPPISRNMDETAIRFELKRQACQSLRQVLQLKLQQRRSREELVNQGIMPPLKSSAAFHEQRRSLERARTEDYLKRKIKCRPEQSELIRMHILEDTSAEPSLQAKQLQLKRARLADDLNDKISHRPGPMELIHKNILPVNSSIKQAIIETTFPKVSGDNSSCDEDSNYSLSPEQPVSQGSPLDLLPLPSPPETLAGSRIPSPSQPKPNSDRSAQRHKKPKDNKPKIKKLKYHQYIPPDQKGDKEPPPHLDSSYAKILQQQQLFLQLQILNQQQQQHYNYHAILPAPPKPQTDQQPSSTSSSNSTTTTSSPPRPVDTTSTAPSDQCSHSGLTFAPSGGTKPASVPPNLDEMKVAELKSELKLRSLPVSGTKNDLIERLRTYQELNGGCDTTSSPTAGGTTGPGAERAEKSSNSAATATNNNNNTSQQQQQFQFQCRQTSSLTAQSADAGSSATPATTVSQQLINCCGNVSPPAVSLTPSDRSACAVSPEDTSLNGDPLGEMMSSPLTQQSLQPRSAAQPPVNIKDEPKCPTPAPCQFSLKPASLQKHRQVSSAAPTTTNTSVVVTMDKDKMLQEKDKQIEELTRMLRQKQRLVEVLRMQLEHGKKGRAPEPLVFVRVKQEPPDKPCVSDSLAPPPSSVSCEMDVTKVTVKQEAIEAEEVASETAMRLPDADESTSPSTQTQEAEFKPGQMNMHVCLQQTTLHLAQQQAIQKLLLQQQHNIQNQQQTIQMPENQQNLQKPSQHRKRKSHKQQLKQQQQLLQSQQQQHQVSQQQQQQQQHQQQMHLKQQILLKQQKLFSQQQNKQQQTKQLQQIQVQTKIHLKQQQVLIQQKQQAQQKSPQVSQAYLSQQSGSASSFPLDVLKSNSTPTLVTDSNGNHFLIALTSHFAENQRTDAPGSKETNQITLQRMQSTPAKLPGNNPVQLPKADNQAKQSLHVGFLKQQKTKAQNGGLEQLQHHVAQSLSAPPSLQPFFADQETAPSGRDALSPSAHFEVSPSLDVMLSPPSPVSIKTAASSPDNKDTEHEDDLIDIILQTGEMSTTFKPAPDPSLEHLNPNSSAPSAPPSPLQLLLSPPVPPSCDTPQPAHSVQSEPQIFAATPEEKQHLSNAGRGRLEDFLESTTGKPLLGVEPGGLLTLIDDLHSQMLCTPSILDHPPSPIDTFDMEAEGEHGLDSMDWLDLTMGGVRVEETPTLAPLGPPSVFSTDFLDSFDLQEHCDSYL; translated from the exons ATGAG GTCTGTCTACGAGCCTCGCTCTGAATCCCCGGTAACCATGGAGACCAAGTTTGGAGAGAGACCAAATACAGATGCCTCCATCTGGGGATGCCACCCCAGCCCTCAGAGTGAAGCGGTGGCCAATGAGCTGAGCGAGCTGTCCCTGCAGCCTGACCCCAACCTGCTGCCg TCCGCCATGCTGGAACACCTGCCTTGTGTCCGCATTGACCCTGCCCCTCTCAGGCCTCCGCCAATCAGCAGGAACATGGATGAGACGGCCATACGGTTTGAATTAAAACGCCAGGCCTGTCAGAGTCTCAGACAAG TTCTCCAGCTGAAGCTACAGCAGAGACGGTCCAGAGAAGAGTTGGTCAACCAGGGGATCATGCCGC CACTGAAAAGTTCAGCTGCCTTCCACGAACAGAGACGGAGCTTGGAACGAGCACGG actGAGGACTATCTTAAGAGGAAGATCAAGTGCCGACCAGAGCAGTCTGAGCTGATCAGGATGCACATCCTGGAGG ACACGTCAGCAGAGCCGTCACTTCAGgccaagcagctgcagctgaagaggGCTCGCCTTGCCGATGATTTGAACGATAAGATCTCCCACCGGCCGGGGCCCATGGAGCTGATCCATAAAAACATCCTACCTGTTAACTCCAGCATAAAACAGGCAATCATAG agACAACCTTTCCGAAGGTTTCTGGTGACAACTCGTCATGTGATGAGGACAGCAATTACAGTCTGTCTCCGGAGCAGCCGGTGAGCCAGGGGTCTCCTCTGGACCTGCTACCTCTTCCCTCACCACCAGAGACACTGGCTGGGAGCAGGATCCCATCTCCCTCACAG CCTAAGCCAAACTCTGACCGCtctgcacagagacacaagaaaCCTAAGGACAACAAGCCAAAG ATTAAGAAGTTAAAGTACCACCAGTACATCCCTCCCGACCAGAAGGGAGATAAAGAGCCTCCTCCCCATCTGGACTCATCTTATGCCAAaatcctccagcagcagcagctcttccttCAGCTCCAGATCctcaatcagcagcagcagcagcactacaACTACCACGCCATCCTGCCTGCACCGCCCAA ACCTCAGACAGATCAGCAGCCatcttccacttcctcctccaattccaccaccaccacctcatcCCCACCTCGACCTGTCGATACCACTTCCACAGCCCCGTCTGACCAGTGCAGCCACAGCGGCCTGACTTTTGCTCCTTCAGGTGGGACAAAGCCGGCGTCTGTGCCTCCAAACCTGGATGAAATGAAG GTCGCAGAACTGAAGTCCGAGTTGAAGCTGCGCAGCTTGCCGGTGTCCGGCACCAAAAACGACCTCATTGAGAGGCTGAGAACCTACCAGGAACTGAACGGAGGCTGTGACACTACCTCCTCTCCAACAGCAGGGGGTACCACAGGGCCAGGGgctgaaagagcagaaaaatcCTCCAACAGTGCTGCAACCgccaccaacaacaacaacaacacatcacaacaacagcaacagtttcAGTTCCAGTGCCGTCAGACATCATCTCTGACTGCGCAGTCAG CTGATGCAGGTAGCAGTGCCACCCCAGCTACAACTGTCTCTCAGCAGCTCATCAACTGTTGTGGCAACGTCTCCCCCCCAGCCGTCTCGCTCACCCCCTCTGACCGCTCGGCATGCGCCGTGAGCCCAGAAGATACCAGCTTAAACGGCGACCCTTTGGGGGAAATG ATGAGTTCACCTCTCACCCagcagagccttcagccgcGTTCAGCTGCTCAGCCTCCGGTAAACATTAAAGACGAGCCAAAGTGCCCCACACCAGCACCTTGTCAGTTCTCTTTAAAACCAGCCTCTCTGCAGAAACATCGCCAGGTCTCATCAGCTGCTCCCACCACTACAAACACTTCTGTAGTTGTGACTATGGACAAAGACAAGATGCTGCAGGAGAAGGACAAGCAGATAGAGGAGCTGACCAGGATGCTGAGGCAGAAACAGAGGCTGGTGGAGGTGCTGAGGATGCAGCTGGAGCACGGGAAGAAGGGACGAGCTCCAGAGCCACTTGTTTTTGTAAGAGTTAAACAAGAACCTCCTGATAAGCCTTGTGTCTCTGACTCATTAGCCCCTCCACCATCTTCCGTTTCGTGTGAGATGGATGTTACCAAGGTAACTGTCAAACAGGAAGCCATCGAGGCGGAGGAAGTTGCGTCTGAGACAGCTATGCGATTACCGGACGCTGATGAGTCAACGAGTCCTTCGACCCAAACTCAGGAGGCGGAATTCAAGCCAGGGCAGATGAACATGCACGTATGTCTCCAGCAAACCACTCTGCATTTGGCCCAGCAGCAGGCCATACAGAAACTtttgctacagcagcagcacaacattCAGAACCAGCAGCAGACAATTCAGATGCCGGAGAATCAGCAGAATCTGCAGAAACCCTCTCAGCACAGAAAGAGGAAATCTCACAAGCAGCagctcaaacagcagcagcaactgttgcagtcacaacagcagcagcatcaagtgtcacaacaacagcagcagcagcagcagcatcagcagcagatgCACCTGAAGCAACAGATTCTACTGAAGCAGCaaaagttgttttcacagcagcaaaacaagcagcagcagactaaGCAGCTGCAACAAATCCAGGTACAGACCAAGATACATCTGAAGCAACAACAGGTGCTGatacagcagaaacagcaggcGCAACAGAAGTCACCACAG GTGTCTCAAGCGTACCTCAGCCAGCAGTCAGGCTCAGCCTCCTCTTTCCCACTGGACGTCCTTAAGAGCAACTCCACCCCAACTCTGGTCACGGATAGCAACGGCAACCACTTCCTGATTGCCTTGACCAGTCACTTCGCTGAGAACCAAAGAACTGATGCACCTGGGAGCAAAGAAACCAATCAAATCACGCTGCAG CGAATGCAGTCTACTCCAGCCAAGCTCCCTGGCAACAACCCAGTTCAGCTCCCTAAAGCTGATAATCAAGCCAAACAGAGCCTGCACGTGGGATTTCTGAAACAGCAAAAGACAAAG GCACAGAATGGGGGACTAGAGCAGCTTCAGCATCACGTTGCTCAGAGTTTGTCTGCGCCTCCCAGTCTGCAGCCTTTCTTTGCGGACCAGGAGACCGCTCCCTCGGGGAGAGACGCCTTATCACCTTCCGCTCATTTT GAGGTGTCCCCTAGTCTGGATGTCATGTTAAGTCCTCCGTCTCCAGTTTCCATTAAGACAGCTGCCTCATCGCCTGATAATAAA GATACAGAACATGAAGATGATTTAATTGACATCATTTTGCAGACAGGAG AAATGTCGACCACCTTCAAACCAGCACCAGACCCTTCTCTGGAGCATCTAAATCCAAACTCCTCTGCCCCTTCCGCTCCTCCCTCCCCACTCCAGCTATTGCTGTCCCCGCCTGTCCCACCCAGCTGCGACACCCCACAGCCAGCCCACTCTGTTCAGTCTGAGCCTCAGATTTTTGCCGCCACTCCGGAAGAGAAACAGCACCTCAGTAACGCTGGAAGGGGACGCCTGGAGGACTTCCTCGAAAGCACCACCGGTAAGCCTCTCCTAGGGGTGGAGCCTGGTGGCCTGCTGACTTTGATTGATGACCTCCACAGTCAAATGTTGTGCACGCCCAGCATCCTGGACCATCCCCCGTCTCCCATAGATACCTTCGACATGGAAGCAGAGGGGGAGCACGGGCTGGACAGCATGGATTGGTTGGACCTCACGATGGGAGGAGTGAGGGTCGAGGAGACGCCCACACTGGCACCCCTAGGCCCCCCTAGTGTCTTTTCCACAGACTTCCTGGACAGTTTTGACCTGCAAGAACACTGTGACTCTTATCTATAG